From Candidatus Binatia bacterium, one genomic window encodes:
- a CDS encoding glycosyltransferase family 2 protein yields MAEPRRTQDGEPGLVRTRTDADQADVPDLTLVFPLHNERSSLALLVEECRAVLDDPALDWSALGLEAGTDSPTWELIFVDDGSSDGSFELLRGLSVDNPEIRAYRLRRNLGKAAALSVGFSHARGEVVVTLDADLQDDPREIPRMLKVLALGYDLVSGWKRKRHDSQARVVASKMFNMAVRSVSGIELHDLNCGFKAYRNWVVRDVRIYGELHRFIPVIAAWKGYAVGEIEVQHRPRRFGRSRYGWGRAFRGMMDLVTVMFLTRFDARPAHFFSLPGAFLMAIGFSVIGYVTMLRLVYGHILQRHPLLIFGVLVSLAGLQLFTSGLLGEMLAAHFQRDDDPSIIHERIE; encoded by the coding sequence ATGGCCGAGCCGCGACGAACGCAAGACGGCGAACCAGGCCTGGTTCGCACCCGGACCGATGCGGATCAAGCCGATGTTCCGGATCTGACGCTGGTCTTCCCGCTACACAACGAGCGATCGAGCCTTGCCCTGTTGGTCGAGGAGTGTCGCGCGGTCCTAGACGATCCCGCTCTCGATTGGTCGGCGCTCGGCCTCGAGGCGGGAACGGATTCGCCCACCTGGGAGCTCATCTTTGTCGATGACGGTTCGAGCGATGGCTCGTTCGAACTCCTGCGAGGCTTGTCGGTGGACAACCCCGAGATTCGTGCGTATCGTTTGCGGCGGAATCTGGGAAAGGCGGCGGCGCTGTCCGTGGGCTTCTCACACGCCCGTGGGGAAGTCGTAGTCACTCTCGACGCGGATCTGCAGGACGATCCACGCGAGATTCCGCGGATGCTGAAGGTTCTGGCGCTGGGCTACGACCTGGTGAGCGGCTGGAAGCGTAAGCGCCATGATTCGCAGGCACGGGTCGTTGCCTCGAAGATGTTCAACATGGCCGTCCGCTCGGTGTCCGGCATCGAGCTTCACGATCTGAACTGCGGCTTCAAGGCCTATCGAAACTGGGTCGTGCGGGACGTGCGGATCTACGGCGAGCTTCATCGCTTCATCCCGGTGATCGCGGCCTGGAAGGGCTACGCGGTCGGCGAGATCGAAGTACAGCACCGGCCGCGCCGCTTCGGACGATCACGCTACGGCTGGGGGCGCGCGTTTCGCGGCATGATGGACCTCGTCACCGTCATGTTCTTGACGCGTTTCGATGCGCGCCCGGCGCACTTCTTCAGCCTGCCGGGTGCCTTCCTCATGGCGATCGGCTTTTCGGTGATCGGCTACGTGACGATGCTCCGGCTGGTCTACGGGCACATCCTGCAGCGGCATCCGTTGCTGATCTTTGGCGTTCTGGTATCGCTCGCCGGTCTTCAGCTCTTCACGAGCGGTCTTCTCGGCGAGATGCTCGCGGCGCACTTCCAGCGCGACGACGACCCCTCGATCATCCACGAACGGATCGAGTGA
- a CDS encoding glycosyltransferase: MKRPATTKRLSHRLKSAWYSQPGIDAVVDQWLHAGEANAPVKRWLREQMLFRLLPERRLRETPFTARASDRTGRARVLSLVPPEDTGGGSRPAQIAAELHRRGFEIEWLWALPVFPWPRRSQPQISGVDAHHIDSPPAFRQAAPADVVLLEAPHPRLYELARSGAGDGPLIYDAIDVWDGSLGTGWYDRAVEERVLREADHLVASAKLLRDELSARSGRDVALLPNAIDLGRFGRSEVSSEKLERGDPTVAYVGALWGEWVDLDLIEHLAKRCPAATIHLIGPQGDQTMPRAANIRTHGPRERHVVPGLLRSADVAIVPFAPSRLSAAVSPLKVFEYLAMERPVVSTRLPDLEGVPGVTIADDADGFAEAVQRVAREPFPRDLVRSFLADHTWERRADQLLELTRSVRG; the protein is encoded by the coding sequence ATGAAGCGGCCCGCCACCACCAAACGGTTGTCTCACCGCCTCAAGAGCGCGTGGTACAGCCAACCCGGCATCGACGCCGTCGTAGACCAGTGGCTCCACGCCGGCGAGGCGAACGCGCCCGTCAAACGATGGCTTCGAGAGCAGATGCTCTTTCGGCTGCTCCCCGAACGGCGATTGCGCGAGACTCCGTTCACCGCGAGGGCATCCGACCGCACGGGCCGCGCACGTGTTCTCTCACTGGTTCCGCCGGAAGACACCGGTGGCGGAAGCCGGCCTGCGCAGATCGCCGCCGAACTCCACCGGCGAGGCTTCGAGATCGAATGGCTTTGGGCTCTGCCCGTCTTCCCCTGGCCACGGCGATCACAGCCGCAGATCAGCGGTGTGGACGCTCACCACATCGACTCCCCGCCCGCATTCCGCCAAGCAGCCCCGGCCGACGTCGTTCTGCTCGAAGCACCCCACCCTCGCCTGTACGAACTCGCGCGCAGCGGCGCTGGGGACGGCCCGCTGATCTACGATGCCATCGACGTCTGGGACGGTTCTCTCGGAACCGGGTGGTACGACCGCGCTGTCGAAGAGCGCGTGCTCCGAGAAGCCGACCACCTGGTCGCCAGCGCGAAGCTTCTGCGAGACGAGCTCTCGGCGCGCAGCGGCCGCGACGTCGCGCTGCTGCCGAACGCGATCGATCTCGGCCGTTTCGGTCGCAGCGAGGTCTCGTCCGAAAAACTCGAGAGGGGCGATCCGACGGTCGCGTACGTCGGGGCGCTGTGGGGCGAGTGGGTCGATCTCGATCTCATCGAACACCTCGCGAAGCGATGCCCGGCGGCCACCATCCATCTCATCGGTCCACAAGGCGACCAGACGATGCCGCGCGCGGCGAACATCCGCACGCACGGGCCACGGGAAAGGCATGTGGTCCCCGGGCTTCTTCGTTCCGCCGACGTTGCGATCGTGCCGTTCGCTCCCAGCCGGCTCAGCGCAGCCGTCAGCCCACTCAAAGTCTTCGAGTACCTCGCAATGGAACGGCCAGTCGTCTCGACGCGCCTACCCGATCTCGAAGGGGTCCCCGGGGTCACGATTGCGGACGACGCCGACGGGTTCGCCGAGGCAGTGCAGCGAGTCGCCCGCGAGCCGTTTCCGCGAGATCTCGTGCGCAGCTTTCTCGCCGATCACACGTGGGAGCGCCGCGCCGACCAGCTGCTCGAACTCACTCGATCCGTTCGTGGATGA